The window GCAGTCCGGATCGTTTTTTCCTCTCACATTCAAGGGGTTCATTCGGTGTTGCACAAACGGGGGCCGGTGCCGCCTATTCGGATGGAAAGTTTGAAGGTGAGGTCAGGGCGTTTTTGCACAGCGGCGATTTTGACTTTACCTATGACGATCCCGTCCGCAATGAACGCTCAACAAGAGAAAACAATGCCAGATCAGCCGGCTATATGCTGGCCAGGGGAGCGTACCAGACAGGCGACTGGCATTTCAGGTCCCTTGTCTGGGTGGATGATATCAGCAACGAACTTCCGGGACCAACTACCGGCCCGGCACCGGCCCGCCAGGATGACCGTTCCGCCCGATGGATTTTCCAGTCCGGCTACGATGGTTTCGACCGGACACAACTTACCGCTCTGACAGCATTTTATCGTTATGATCTGGATTACACTCCCCGTCGTACAGGACGTACGGATGCCAGCGAAACCAGCCTTTTTTTATTAAGGCCTGCTGTTCGCCATGTCTGGGCGCCCGGGCATGAAACGTGGGGATCATTGCAATGGGCGAATCAGACAGTTAATAGTGACAACTACGACACGGATAAAACACACCATTCGCTATCCGGCCGCCTGAATCACGAATGGGCTCACATCAGCTGGCTGAGTCTGCATCCATCCCTGGAGTGGGAGTACCACACGGAGTTCGAATATGCGGCAAATCCCGCGCTGGGGCTGACTTTACGTCCCTTTGGCGATTCCGTTTCGTTCCGGGGTATGATATCCCGAAACCGGAATTTCCCCGGATATAATGATCTGTACTGGCAACCCGGCGGCAACCCTGATCTTGAGCCTGAAAAGGTGTACACCTTTGAAGCAGGAGTGTCCGGTCAGACAAGAGAACCTGATTCCGGTCAGGACGGGGCTTCAATGAGCTTCGGAATTACCGGTTTTCATCATGATTTTGACAACGGCATCCGATGGCTTCCCGGGCAGGACGGGTTTGCCGTTCCGGAAAATATTGACAGGATGCGTTCCCGGGGGCTGGAAGGCCAGGCTGGCACAACGGTTTCACATTCCGGAATCAGGCTGGATGCGCAATACCTTGTGTCATTCACTCGTGCGACCATTGAAGAGGAGCGGTTTGAGGGCGACCAAAGTGCCGGCAAACAGATGATGTACGTGCCGGACTGGGTTCACAAGGGATGGATACGGACAGAATTCAGGTCTTCATTGTGGATGCGTTTTGCCGTGCAGCACGTGGCAAAGCGGTATACCACTTCCGATCATTCGGGGATTTTTGATCCATTGGAATCATTTACCAGCATGGACTTCGCCGCCGGGACCGGGATTCCCGCGGGGGCAGCTGCCATTGATCTCGGCTTTGAAGTAAAAAACCTGGGCGACAGCCGGCATCAGTTCATCCTGGGGTACCCGGTTCCGCCAAGACATTACCGGTTTTCCATTGCTTTTTCATTCAAATAAACAACAGAAATGAGGAACTTATCTATGAAATATCTGAATACTGCCACTTCAAACTTTTATTCTTGGCGAAAGAACGGGGCTTTTTGCCGTGGCATGCTTTTGCTGATCATATTGCTTGCATATGTATGGGCTCCTGGTAATGCTGAAGCTCAGCCGGAGCGTGTTTTTGTTCTCAATGAAGGAGCATTCGGACAGGGCAATGCTTCGCTGACCGTCTATGAGCCGGAAACAGGTCAGGCAGTCAACAATGTATTTTTCAATGAAAATGACCGCCCTCTCGGGGACGTAGGAAATCATGCCGCCATCATTGACGACAAACTGTACATAGTGGTCAATAACAGCCAGAAAATCGAGGTGGTCGACCCTGAAACATATCAGAGCCTGGGTACGATTAACATCGATACCGGGGAGCATGATGGCAGTCCCAGACAGATAGCCGGCATCGGTGATCGGAAAGCGTATGTCACCAATCTATACGGGGACAACGTGTCCATTATTGATCTTGATCTGATGGAGGAAACCGGACAGATTGATGCAGGTCCCGGCCCGGAAGGCATTGTGGTTGCTGAAGGATATGCTTTTGTAGCATTGAGCGGACTCGGCCTGGGCAATGAAGTTGCGGTGATTGACATTCAAAATCACGAACTGGTAAAAACACTTGAAGTGGGTGATAATCCCGTGCATATAACCCGGTCGCCTGACGGTATGATCTGGTCTGTGGGCACCGGCAATTTCGGATTTGATGAAAACCAGGAATTTGATCCGGAATATGAGACCTTCGGGGAAATTGTGATTATCGATCCCGTTAGCCTTGAGGTAACGGATCGGTTAGAGACCGGCGGGCATCCCGGAAAGCTCACCTTCCCGGATGAGAACTTTGGCCTGCTTCATCTGGACGGACTGCAAAAAGTAGATGTGGTATCACCAGCGCTGAACGAGGAGCCATTTCTGGAGCGCAGTCTGCATGCTTTTGATGTGGCGGCCGGGGGAGATGACCGGTTTCAGTTATATGTTACGACAGCCCCCGATTTCTCCTCTTCCGGAAAGGTTATCAGGTATGACGATCAGGGTTCGCCGGTTGACAGTTTTCAGGCCGGTATCGGTCCGAAAAGTATGGCCTTCCGGGACGGAAAAGCTACCCGCTCAGAATCTGAACGGGAAATTGTGGATAAAGTCACCCTGGAGCAAAATTATCCCAATCCGTTTAACTCATCGACAACCATCCGCTTTTTTCTGCCCGAGTCAGCCGTAGCCAAACTCGAAGTTTTTGACATACTTGGCAGAAGCGTGGCAGTTCTGGTCAATAAAAAGCTCCAAAGCGGCGAGCATCAGGTGCAATGGGATGCGTCCGGTGTCTCAAGCGGCGTGTTTCTTTACCGTCTGACTGCCGGCGAAGTGAAGCGGTCCGGACGCATGCTTCATGTAAAATAAGGCACTGTAAAAAAAGTTATCCACATAATCCACAATTTATCCACATGTGTATTTTGCACATGCTGTTTTACGGTCATGAGCAGGAAAATCCTGTTGCTGTTGAAAAGATGTGGGAAAGTAACTCTTTTTTGTTGTCTTATGAGGATTATCTTTAATGGCACAAGAGTGGTTCCGGGTATGCTGCCGGTGCTGTTTATCCACACAGTCCTGCAGCCGGGTTCAAATTACACATACACAAGTATACAGCATGAAATAACCATGACAGAGCACAAGTTCAGAATCAGATGTGCAAGTTTAAACTGTCATGGTTTTTCACTTCGTGACCTTCGGTTCATCCGTCCTTCTAAATCCTAAATCTTATACAGATGCAAATCACATCTCATTTCACAAGAACATATCAGAACGACCCCTATAAGGAAATAACATTTGAATCCCGGAAGTCAGAAATCCGGAATCCGGATGGATCTCTGGTATTTCTGCTTGAAGATGTGAAAGTGCCTTCAAACTGGTCGCAGGTTGCAACCGATATCATAGCCCAGAAATATTTTCGCAAGGCCGGAGTGCCGGCCATGTTGAAAAAGGTCAATGAAAAGGGGGTGCCTGAATGGCTTCAGCGGTCAGAGGCGGATACAACAGGACTGAAAAAGCTGGATCCTGATAAGAGATACGGATGCGAAACAGATGCCCGTCAGGTATTTGACCGGATGGCCGGAGCGTGGACCTACTGGGGATGGAAGCACGACTATTTCGATGCTGAAGAGGATGCGCGCAATTTTTTCAATGAGCTTCGTTACATGCTGGCCCAACAGATGGCGGCACCAAACAGCCCGCAGTGGTTCAATACCGGCCTGCACTGGGCTTATGGAATCAACGGACCCGCACAGGGACATTTTTACGTTGATCCGAAAACCGGCAAAGTCCATAAATCAAAAGATGCCTATACCCGGCCTCAGCCTCATGCCTGCTTTATCCAAAGTGTCAACGATGACCTGGTTAATGAAGGCGGTATCATGGACCTCTGGACCAGAGAAGCGCGGCTGTTCAAATACGGCTCCGGCACGGGAACCAACTTTTCGGATATACGCGGCGACAGTGAGGCGCTCAGCGGCGGCGGGAAATCATCCGGTCTTATGAGCTTTCTGAAGATTGGCGACCGCGCTGCCGGCGCTATAAAATCCGGAGGCACAACACGGCGTGCCGCCAAGATGGTCACACTGGATCTGGACCATCCGGATATCGAAGAATACATCGACTGGAAAGTCAGGGAAGAACAGAAAGTGGCATCCATCGTTGCCGGA is drawn from Natronogracilivirga saccharolytica and contains these coding sequences:
- a CDS encoding TonB-dependent receptor plug domain-containing protein, which translates into the protein MFTRADTLVLEEIRVLGSRIERPDHHQPVQIRNVDPRELQKHPHTSASELINAHTHAVTRDYGAGNMSLVSQRGFTPSQTRVMWEDMPLNHPMLGVFDMSMIPAGMLDGISASSGNPASMSGSGGISGTVSLRTKSSPDRFFLSHSRGSFGVAQTGAGAAYSDGKFEGEVRAFLHSGDFDFTYDDPVRNERSTRENNARSAGYMLARGAYQTGDWHFRSLVWVDDISNELPGPTTGPAPARQDDRSARWIFQSGYDGFDRTQLTALTAFYRYDLDYTPRRTGRTDASETSLFLLRPAVRHVWAPGHETWGSLQWANQTVNSDNYDTDKTHHSLSGRLNHEWAHISWLSLHPSLEWEYHTEFEYAANPALGLTLRPFGDSVSFRGMISRNRNFPGYNDLYWQPGGNPDLEPEKVYTFEAGVSGQTREPDSGQDGASMSFGITGFHHDFDNGIRWLPGQDGFAVPENIDRMRSRGLEGQAGTTVSHSGIRLDAQYLVSFTRATIEEERFEGDQSAGKQMMYVPDWVHKGWIRTEFRSSLWMRFAVQHVAKRYTTSDHSGIFDPLESFTSMDFAAGTGIPAGAAAIDLGFEVKNLGDSRHQFILGYPVPPRHYRFSIAFSFK
- a CDS encoding DUF5074 domain-containing protein: MKYLNTATSNFYSWRKNGAFCRGMLLLIILLAYVWAPGNAEAQPERVFVLNEGAFGQGNASLTVYEPETGQAVNNVFFNENDRPLGDVGNHAAIIDDKLYIVVNNSQKIEVVDPETYQSLGTINIDTGEHDGSPRQIAGIGDRKAYVTNLYGDNVSIIDLDLMEETGQIDAGPGPEGIVVAEGYAFVALSGLGLGNEVAVIDIQNHELVKTLEVGDNPVHITRSPDGMIWSVGTGNFGFDENQEFDPEYETFGEIVIIDPVSLEVTDRLETGGHPGKLTFPDENFGLLHLDGLQKVDVVSPALNEEPFLERSLHAFDVAAGGDDRFQLYVTTAPDFSSSGKVIRYDDQGSPVDSFQAGIGPKSMAFRDGKATRSESEREIVDKVTLEQNYPNPFNSSTTIRFFLPESAVAKLEVFDILGRSVAVLVNKKLQSGEHQVQWDASGVSSGVFLYRLTAGEVKRSGRMLHVK